The Desulfatiglans anilini DSM 4660 sequence TATAGGTCGCCGCACAAGCAAACGTGCAGATTGACGCAGAGATCGACAAAAAAGACCATTTCTGGTGCGGAGGCGACCTATAGGTCGCAGACAAGCAAACGTGCAGATTGACGCAGAGATCGGCAAAAAAACCCATTTCTGGCGCGCAAGTTAGAGCATTTGATAGGGGTCGACATCCACGGCCACCTGCACCCCGGCCGGCGGCGTCCTCACCGCTTCGCCCATGCTTTCGAGCAGATGCTTCAAGGCTGCGATCTTACGGCCCTTCAGAAGAATCTGCCAGCGGTAGCGGTCCTTGATGCGCGCTATGGGGGCCTCCACCGGTCCCATCACCTGAACGGCCTCTTTCCGCCCCGCGATCCCGCTCAGCATACGCCGGAAACCCGCTCCCAACTCCTCCGCGCAGGCCAACGTTTTCGCCCGGTCCTTGCCTTGCACCCGGATGCAGACCAGGTGGGCGAAAGGCGGGTAGCCAAGCCCGGACCTCAGCGCGGCCTCACGCTCGAAGAAGCCTTTGAAATCATGGGCCATCGCCGCCTGCAAGGCATAGTGGCCGACATTGAAGGCCTGGATGATGACCTTCCCCGGCCGGTCCCCGCGACCCGCCCGCCCGGCCACCTGGCTCAGGACCTGGAACGTGCGCTCGGCCGCCCGGAAATCCGGAAAGTTCAGGAGGAGGTCCGCCGCGATCACGCCGACCAGCGTCACCCGAGGGAAATCGTAGCCTTTTGTCACCATCTGGGTGCCGACCAGGATGTCAATGGCCTGTTCTTTGAACTGCTTGAGAATCTCGAAGGACACCCCCTTCGCCCGGGTGTTGTCGGTGTCCATGCGCGCCACCCGGGCCGAAGGGAAGAGACTCCGCAGCTCGAGTTCGAGTTTCTGGGTGCCGAACCCGTAAGTTTTGATCGCCTCGCGGCCGCATTCCGGACACGCTTGCGGAACGGGCCCCTTAAAGCCGCAATAATGGCAACGAAGTTCACGCCCGCCCAGATGGTGGGTCAAGGCCACGTCGCAGTGCGGGCAATGAAGGGAGCGCCCGCAGGCGCTGCAGACATGCAGCCGGTGAAACCCCCGCCGATTGAGAAAGAGGATCGCCTGGGACTCCTCCTCCAGGGTCGCCTTCAGCGCCTCCCGGAGCTCTCGGCTGAGCATGGCGCCGGCGGGATCGGAGGCCGAACTCCGCGTCATATCCACCATCTCGACTCTGGGCAAGGCCCTTTTTTCCACGCGTTCCGGCATCGAGAGCATCCGGTAGCGGCCCCCGCAGGCATTGCGGAAAGACTGCACCGAGGGCGTCCCAGACCCCATGAGCACGGTCGCCTGCTCCATCTTTGCGCGCATGACGGCGGTGTCCCGGGCCTGGTAACGGACCCGATCGTCCTGTTTGTAGGCGGCATCATGCTCCTCATCGACGATGATCAGACCGAGGCGCGGCACAGGCGCAAAAAGGGCCGAGCGGGCGCCGATCACCAGATCCACCTCCCCCGCCGACATCTGCAGCCACGCGTCGAAACGCTCCCCCCTGCTGAGCCCGCTGTGGTAAACCGCGACGCGATCGCCAAGCCGCAGTCTGAAAACACCCTCCAGATAGGCCGCCAGCGCTATCTCCGGAACCATGACGATCACCTGCCGGCCGAGACTAATCGCCTTTTCCGCCGCACGGACGTAGACCTCGGTCTTCCCGCTGCCGGTCACACCGTAGAGGAGCGCGGGGGCGAACACACCCGATTCGATGCTCGCTTCCAACCATGCCAGCACCGCTTTCTGGTCCTCGTTCAGCGCAAAGGGCCCCGCCGGCACCAGTGCGGTCCCGCCGCCGGGACTTCGAAAAACCGGGGCGGTAAAGGTCTCGAGCACCCCTTTCCGAACCCACTTTCGAACGAGGTAGTCTCCGTTGGGAAAAAGCGCACAGATCCGGCTGAGCGCGGCATCGCCCCGGTCCAGGAAGATCCGCAGGAACTCCTGCTCGTTCGCGGCGCGCGCGCTGCGGGCGCACACGGCAGCTGCGGCCTCCAGACCGGCATGATCCTTCACGCAAACAAAACGCTGCAAGAGCCGGCGCGCGCGCCCGGACCTCCGCCCCGTCCCCAGGCTCACCCAGCCTTTTCGCACCAGGGGATCGACCTGCTTGGCAGACCAGGGCAGTTTCGCGCCCGGATTTCCGCCGATCCACCCCAAGGTCTCTCGTGCGGGGTCTTCAAGCGGCAGACGCTTCAAAGCGCGCTCGCCCTCTTTGGTCAACACGGCGCATCGAAATGGGTTTACGTTGAGGCCGGCCGGCAGCACGCTCTCGATGACCTGTCCGGGCGGATGAACATAGTAGTCCGCCATCCACTCGAACAGGGGCACCATTGCGGAACCGAACAGGGGGGGATCGTCGAAGATCCGCTGGATCTCTTTGAGCTCCATGCCCGATTCGTTCCCGTCCTCGGACAGGATGAACCCGGTCACCGTACGGTTCCCGAAAGGGACCAGGACGCGGCGCCCCACCTCGGCCCGGGCGTCCGACGACGGGGGCACGCGGTACGTGTATATCCCCCACACGGGGGCGCACACGGCGATCTTGACGCATCGAGCGGCCATTGGTGATCTCTCAAGGCCTCGAAAAAGAAAAAAGACCGACTCAGACCGGGTGGTTCGAGGCGGTCGGGGGAATACGCTGCAGATCTGACGTTGACGTGCGCGACAGCTGACTTGAAGCCGCCGCTTCAACAATTCACGATGGGTGCCCGGCAGATTCCCTGTGCGGGGAAATCAATTTGTCGATGGCCAGCCACACGTCCATTTCCAGTTTTTGAATATCGCGCTTGCCGTAATCCGCCAGGGAAATAGGGGCTCCGATCCTCATCTCGATTGTTCCCCGATTCACGCGGAGGCTGCCTTTGGGAACGATCGCGTGGCTGCCGCTGATGCCGATCGGAACGATGTCGCATCCTGATTTGACCGCCAGATTGAACCCGCCGCGCTTGAACCCCTGGAGGCTCCCGTCGATGCTTCGCGTCCCTTCAGGGAAGATCAGCACCGACGCGCCATCGCGGATGCGCTGTGCAGCCTTGTTCATGCTTTCGACGGCCTTGCGCGGGTCGTCCCGGACAATGCCGATATACCCTGCCCGGCGCACAGCGAACCCGAAGAGCGGAATACGCATCAACTCCTGCTTCATGATGAACTTGAAGTTGACCGGGAGGTATGCCAGAAGGGCGAAGATGTCGAAAAAGCTCTGATGGTTGCTCATGTAGATGCGCGGCTTCGAGCCGTCCACGCCCTCAGCCCCTACCACGCGCACCTTGACGCCGCAGCCCCAGAGGATGCTTTTCCCCCAGGGGCGCGCCACCCAGGCATGGATCGTGTCCCCGGTGCGATCGAAGATCGCGAGAATGGCAGTCCACAGACAGAACAAAATCGTATCGATGGCAATATAGGCATTCAACAGGATGAATCGCATAAACCTCCCCTCTCAGGGCCGGCGCTTAAAAACCGATTCCGACAACCCTCAATTCGCCGAACGTACCTGTCGGCCTTTGCCCCCCCGCGGTTTCGGCAGAACCACCGGCAATTCTATCCGCAACAGGATGCGCCCTTCGACCTCGCGCTGAACGGTGACCTTGCCCCCGTGCCGGTGTATGATGACCTTCGCCAGAGGCAGGTCCTTGATATCCGACCCGGTCTTTCCCGTTATGCGCGGGAAGAAGAACTGCTCCAGATCCTCATCCCCGAGGCCCTCCGCGCGGTGGCTGATCTTCACCACGCAGGTGCCGTTCCGCTTTTCGGTGGTGACGAGCAGCGAATCGTTGCGCGGCGAGGAGACTACTGCATGCTTCAGCAGGCACTCGAAGGCCCGGTGGAGCAGATCGGAATCCCCATCGATCGCATCCAGCGCCGGATCGAAGATCGTCTCTAAATGAATTTGCCTCACCTGGATCGATTCTTCCAGCCCGTCGAGGCAGTGCTGCAGGCTTTTGTTCAGGTCTACGCGGGAGACCGTCAAGGTAAACGGCTCGATGGATGAAAGGATGATCTGGAGGATGTCCTCCAGGCGGGCGACCTCCTCTACGATGATCTGGGCGAACTTGTAGTGGGGGTCATCCTGAGACATGGCGTTGCAGAGGCGCCGGGCGAACCCCCCCGCAATGGCCAGCGGATTGCGGATCTCGTGGGCGAAACGGGCCGAAATCTCACCGAGCACACGGATCTCTTCCGTCTGCAGGGTCCGCTCCTGCAGGAGCTTCAGCTCGGTGATATCGACCATCGTGCCGTCCACCCACTTGACATTGCCGTGCTCGTCCAGGGCCGGGATGGCGTGATCGATAAAAATGAGTTCTTCACCTTTTCTGGATTTGATGATCCGCTCGACGCGCAGCTCCGCCCCGTTCTCCCAGCAGTGCCGGACCATGTCGTCTTCCGGCCCGCCGGTGTATCCGCAGACTTTCTCCCACCAGAAGCGCTTGTTGCCGACCGCCTCCTCGATGGAATACCCCAGCTTTTCTGTAAAGTAGGGGTTCAGGAACTCGGTCGTCCCGTCATCGAGCAGACGATAGACGATCAAGGGGATGTTCTCCACCAGCGTGCGGTATTTCTCCTCGGAGGAGACCAGGTCGGCGGTGCGTTCCTGCACCTTGCGCTCGAGCGTGCGGGCGTAGTTGGCGATCTCGCGCCGCCGCGCCTGGAGCGAATCGAGCATGGTGTTCAGGGAGATCGTGAGCCTGCCCATCTCGTCGGCGGGCCTGATCTTGAGGCGTTTCTCCCGTCTGCCCCGGGCGATCTCGTCGGCGTCGTGGACGATCTCGACGATCGGCCGGACGAAGAGATAGGCCACCAGCCACGTCAGGGCGAACGAGAGGATGATGCCGACGCCCCCGACCAGAAACATCAGGTTGCGTGTCTTCTCGAGGCGCCGCATAATGGCGGAGCGGTCGACCTCGATCTGCACCAGGGCCACCATCTCACCGTAAAAATCACTGACAGTCCCGAGAAGCACCGACCTGTCGGGCGCGCCGGCGGGGGAAATCAGCATCCGGGGCCACCCCGAGGACAAATCCCCATTCAGGGGGAACGGGTCATAGAATGCGTACCCCTTGACCGTGGTCGCCAAAAGGATGTAGTTGTCCTCCCCGCGCTTTTCATAAACCGTGAGATCGGTTTGCCACTGGCCCTTCAGCTGTTCGAGAAACGGGGCGTCGAAAGGGAATCCGATTTCCACGGTCCCGGCCAGCTCGCCGGCATAGTAAACCGGCGCCACGCCCCGGATCCCGAGCCCGGTCAGGCCCCACTCCAGCCCGGAGACAGCCTTGCCCGATTTCATGGCATCGATGACCTCACGCCGGTAGGAGATCATCTCCCCGGACTCCTCCGGCATGTGCAGCCGCAGAAAGGATTTTGCGGGCGGGATATGAAAGTGGAACTGCCCGATGCCGAAGTTCTTGCGAAGTTCATCGTAAAGGGGGACGAAGGAGCGGTAGAGCCCCTCCCGGTCCCTGAGGGCCAAAGCGGCCTCGGCTATGGGGTTGACAGCGACCATCGTGGCAAGGGAAAGCGCCTGCGTCTCACGGTGATCGATGACCGTCAGGAAGATCTGATAGACCCTCGCCAGCTCTTTCAACTCCTCGTTCTTGATCAGCTTCTCTTGAGACCTGAGCCCGATGTAGACCAGCACGGTCGTGCCGATGAAAGAAAGGATGAGAAAGGGAAGCAATAGCTTCCATTTCAGGCTCATCCTCAGTATCCAGTCGGTAATCTGCGAGATCATCGTCCATTCACCAGCGGCATCAATGCCATGTCTTTTCGGATGCGCTCGATGCGCCGAACGACATCATGGTTCGGCTTGACGGGAGACCATCGGTGCGGGTTGGGCAGAACAGCTGCCATCGCTGCGGCCTGGGAAGGCGTCAGGCCGGCGGCTGATTGGTTGAAATATCCCCTGGCTGCGCTCTCCGCTCCAATATACCCCCGGCCCCAGTCGACCATATTGAGGTAAACCTCCAGAATTCTCTCCTTGCTCCAGAGGGCCTCCATCACAACCGTGTAGTAGGCCTCCAGAAATTTCCTGAGCCAGCTTCGTTCGGGCCAGAGAAACACCGTCCTGGCAGCCTGCATGGATATCGTGCTGGCGCCCCTGATTCCCCGGTCCGCGGCCATGTCCTTCAACACGATCGAAAGCTCCCTCCAATCGAAGCCGCGGTGCATCAGAAAACGCTGATCCTCCCCTGCCAGGACGGCGCGTCGCAGATGCGGGGATATCTCATCGAGGGGCACCCAGCCCGCCTGCCTCCACCGCTTGAGGACGACACCGCTGTGCTTGAAATAGTCCCACAGCATGATCGAATTGAACGGCGGATTGACGAATCGAAAGGCCGCCACCTGCAAGACCGTAAACAGGAAAAACCCGCAAAGGCCTATCAGAGCCCATTTGAGAGGCTTCCTCAGAACGCTTTTCTTCCTCCGAGGCAACCCGGATCACGCCCTTTCCTTCCGAATGCCCTGCCAGACCTCCGCCTTCCTTCCCCTCGGAACGGCATCGAGATCCAGACCTTGGCTCTTGAAACGGCTTTCCACCCGCTCCACATCCTCCTTAAACCTCTGATTGGACAAGCGCAGGAGGTCTTCCGCATGGCCCCCCCTTACCCTCGCCAGAGCGGCCAGCGTGAACAGCAGATCGCCCATCACCTGATCGAACCCGCCGCCATCGGCCACCGCCCGCTCCAGAGACCGGAAATCCTTCCGGGCCTCATCCAGCAAGGCATCGACGTCCCCCGATTCCAGGCCGTATTTGGAGGCGCGCTCCGTCATGCGATGAGCCCTCATGAGAGCCGGAAGGTGCACGGGCACGCTGTCGAGCAGGGAGGCGGCCGAATCGGCCCCGTGGTTCTCATGCTTCTTGATCTCCGCCCAGTTCCGGGCGACCTCTTCGGCATTCTCCACTTGCGCTTCGCCGAAGACATGAGGGTGCCGGCGGATCATCTTCTCGATGATCCGGTCGAGCACATCCAGCACGTCATAGGCCCCTGTCTCCGACTCGATCCGGGCCATGAAAACAATCTGAAAGAGCAGATCCCCCAATTCCCCGCAGACATCCTGCGGATCGCCCTTCTCGACGGAATCCACCACCTCGTAAGCCTCTTCGAGGAGATACCGCTTGATGCTTTCCACCGTTTGTTTCGCATCCCACGGGCACCCGCCGGGCGAGCGCAGCCGGTCCACCAGCCGGCAGAGTTCGATGAAACGCTTTCCAATGCTGTCCCAATCCATATTTAGTTCGATTCGGACCGGTCCGGCTTTCCGGATTCGCCGCCGGTCCACCTCTCCCCCCGGAACTTTCTCTTCCACTGTTCATAAGTCTCCGGCGGTATCTGCCCTGCCACGAACTGGGAAGACCGGACGACCCAGGGATACAGCTTCGACTGGGCTACGACCGGCGAAGCCGCCGGGACGAAAAAATTGATGATTACCATGCCAAGATAAAGCACCACCATTCCCTTGACAAAGGCCACGGCCACTCCGAGAGTACGGTCGAGCCAGCCGAGGAAAACCTTCTTGAATGCCGTTTTGAGAGCCAGGCTGAGCACATTGCAGGCAACCATGATCACCAGCATGATCAGGGCGAAACTCAGCAGAGAGAGAAAAGGCCAGTCCGGAAGAAACCCCTTGAGAAGACCCGTCAGATTCGCCTCATATCGAAAAGCGGCAAGGAGCCCGAGCACGACCCCCGCGAGTGATCCGACCTCGCGGAAGAAACCGCGGAAAAGCCCCCTGACCAACAGAAAGGCCATCAACGCTATGATCAGAATGTCCAGCCAATTCATAAGCTTCCAACCACTGGACCGTGTCCCGGGATAGCGGAGCGCCGCGTCCGGTCTGCACTTGACGCTCCTCGAGCCGCACCTGTTTCCAGTCCGGGAGGATCCCCCTCTCCGAAAATCATTCTCAGACAGGCTGCATCCGCATCCTTTCAAGTTTTCATTATAGGAGAGTATCCATCCTCAGTCCAGAAGCGAATGCCGGGGGCAACCGCAGGCTCAGACCCGCGTTGAGACAGAACCACCTTCGGGGCAAAAACACCGGACGCCCCCTGCTCGAGAGCAAGCAGCCGTTCGGGGCAGCATACGAAAAAAGTGGCTTGAAGACAATCGATGATTCCTATAAACTGCTGTCAGAATCGGGAAAAATCAACGCAACATCTTGATGTGCGACCCCTTTTTAAAGCAGGGCTTTTCCATTCCGACCGGAATGGGCAAAGGTCTTCCGGCCTTGGCGGCATGCTGGACAAACCAGCTGTTCACAGGCCGGGGAACGACGCTCAGGTCCAAGGCCTGCGCCCCCCAGGAATCAGGCGCACTCGCAAGCGCGCCGCAATGGGGGCGGAACGAGCGACACGCGGGAGGCGGGCATTTGACAACGGCCTGCCAACCAATCGAAAAGGCTCCTGTGGAGCCCATCCGATCCGGGAGAATATTCCATGAACGAACAGGAAAAAATCGTATTCGACGCTATGGTCAAGGCCGGCGCTCCGGTTCGCCCTGGAGACATCGCCAAAAGCATCGGCATCGACGGCAAGGAGGTCTCCAAAATCATCAACTCGCTAAAAAAACAAGGCAAGGTATTTTCCCCCAAACGCTGCTTTTATGCTCCGGGCTCCGAGTAAACACCGGAAAACGGCCGCCCCCGGGAACGGACCCGTTAAGGAGGACGAACCATGCTCGAATTGACGGTATGGAAAAACCAGCAACTCGACGACCTGAGAAGAGACATCGACCGCCTCTTCGACCGGATATGGGGGGATTTCGGGATCTCTCTCCTGCCCGGTGAATTCATCCGCGGACCTGCTGTACACATAGCCGAAAACGCCACCACTCTGATCGTTCAGGTCGAATTGCCAGGCGCCGATCCGGATTCGCTGCGGTTGACCGTATTTAAAAACGTACTGCTTGTCCAAGGCGAAAAACCAGCTCCTTTCGCCCGCGGCGCGGATAGGCATCGAGCCATTGAAAACGGCTTCACGCCGTTTGCCAGGCGCATCCAATTGCCCTGCCGCGTCATCGAGGATGAGGTCGAGGCCACCTTCGCAGACGGAATCCTACGGGTCGTTTTGCCCAAACAGCTCCAAGCGCGCTCATCCAGCATACGTATAACCGTCGCTTGATCTCCTCTCCACCCCCCTGTCAACGCCCTGGATGAAACAAGGAGGACATCGATGCCCAGAAAGAAAAAGACCCCTGAAGTCCCTTTAGAGCAGTTGCGCTGGCGTCTCGACCCGGCTGCCTTCGAATTCGAAACAACCAACGACCTCGATCCGCTCAAAGAGATCGTCGGCCAGGATCGCGGGGTGGAGGCCTTTCGATTCGGGATGGGCATGGACAAACAGGGGTACAACATCTTCGTGACCGGGATTGCCGGCACAGGCCGAATGTCCACCGTCCAGAAGCTTCTGGAGGAAATGCGCCGGACAGACAAAAAGCCGCCGGATCTTTGCTATGTCGCCAACTTCGAGAATCCTGAAGCCCCTGCCCTGATCCAACTCGACCAGGGAAAGGGGGCCGAGTTCAAAAAGGACGTCCACGAGCTCGTGGAAACCCTGAAAAAGGAGATCCCTCAGCTCTTTGAAAGCCAGGAATACATCAGCCTGAAAAAAGAGATCATGGAG is a genomic window containing:
- a CDS encoding lysophospholipid acyltransferase family protein, with product MRFILLNAYIAIDTILFCLWTAILAIFDRTGDTIHAWVARPWGKSILWGCGVKVRVVGAEGVDGSKPRIYMSNHQSFFDIFALLAYLPVNFKFIMKQELMRIPLFGFAVRRAGYIGIVRDDPRKAVESMNKAAQRIRDGASVLIFPEGTRSIDGSLQGFKRGGFNLAVKSGCDIVPIGISGSHAIVPKGSLRVNRGTIEMRIGAPISLADYGKRDIQKLEMDVWLAIDKLISPHRESAGHPS
- a CDS encoding CvpA family protein codes for the protein MNWLDILIIALMAFLLVRGLFRGFFREVGSLAGVVLGLLAAFRYEANLTGLLKGFLPDWPFLSLLSFALIMLVIMVACNVLSLALKTAFKKVFLGWLDRTLGVAVAFVKGMVVLYLGMVIINFFVPAASPVVAQSKLYPWVVRSSQFVAGQIPPETYEQWKRKFRGERWTGGESGKPDRSESN
- the priA gene encoding replication restart helicase PriA encodes the protein MAARCVKIAVCAPVWGIYTYRVPPSSDARAEVGRRVLVPFGNRTVTGFILSEDGNESGMELKEIQRIFDDPPLFGSAMVPLFEWMADYYVHPPGQVIESVLPAGLNVNPFRCAVLTKEGERALKRLPLEDPARETLGWIGGNPGAKLPWSAKQVDPLVRKGWVSLGTGRRSGRARRLLQRFVCVKDHAGLEAAAAVCARSARAANEQEFLRIFLDRGDAALSRICALFPNGDYLVRKWVRKGVLETFTAPVFRSPGGGTALVPAGPFALNEDQKAVLAWLEASIESGVFAPALLYGVTGSGKTEVYVRAAEKAISLGRQVIVMVPEIALAAYLEGVFRLRLGDRVAVYHSGLSRGERFDAWLQMSAGEVDLVIGARSALFAPVPRLGLIIVDEEHDAAYKQDDRVRYQARDTAVMRAKMEQATVLMGSGTPSVQSFRNACGGRYRMLSMPERVEKRALPRVEMVDMTRSSASDPAGAMLSRELREALKATLEEESQAILFLNRRGFHRLHVCSACGRSLHCPHCDVALTHHLGGRELRCHYCGFKGPVPQACPECGREAIKTYGFGTQKLELELRSLFPSARVARMDTDNTRAKGVSFEILKQFKEQAIDILVGTQMVTKGYDFPRVTLVGVIAADLLLNFPDFRAAERTFQVLSQVAGRAGRGDRPGKVIIQAFNVGHYALQAAMAHDFKGFFEREAALRSGLGYPPFAHLVCIRVQGKDRAKTLACAEELGAGFRRMLSGIAGRKEAVQVMGPVEAPIARIKDRYRWQILLKGRKIAALKHLLESMGEAVRTPPAGVQVAVDVDPYQML
- a CDS encoding Hsp20/alpha crystallin family protein, which encodes MLELTVWKNQQLDDLRRDIDRLFDRIWGDFGISLLPGEFIRGPAVHIAENATTLIVQVELPGADPDSLRLTVFKNVLLVQGEKPAPFARGADRHRAIENGFTPFARRIQLPCRVIEDEVEATFADGILRVVLPKQLQARSSSIRITVA
- the mazG gene encoding nucleoside triphosphate pyrophosphohydrolase, with translation MEEKVPGGEVDRRRIRKAGPVRIELNMDWDSIGKRFIELCRLVDRLRSPGGCPWDAKQTVESIKRYLLEEAYEVVDSVEKGDPQDVCGELGDLLFQIVFMARIESETGAYDVLDVLDRIIEKMIRRHPHVFGEAQVENAEEVARNWAEIKKHENHGADSAASLLDSVPVHLPALMRAHRMTERASKYGLESGDVDALLDEARKDFRSLERAVADGGGFDQVMGDLLFTLAALARVRGGHAEDLLRLSNQRFKEDVERVESRFKSQGLDLDAVPRGRKAEVWQGIRKERA
- a CDS encoding cache domain-containing protein; the protein is MISQITDWILRMSLKWKLLLPFLILSFIGTTVLVYIGLRSQEKLIKNEELKELARVYQIFLTVIDHRETQALSLATMVAVNPIAEAALALRDREGLYRSFVPLYDELRKNFGIGQFHFHIPPAKSFLRLHMPEESGEMISYRREVIDAMKSGKAVSGLEWGLTGLGIRGVAPVYYAGELAGTVEIGFPFDAPFLEQLKGQWQTDLTVYEKRGEDNYILLATTVKGYAFYDPFPLNGDLSSGWPRMLISPAGAPDRSVLLGTVSDFYGEMVALVQIEVDRSAIMRRLEKTRNLMFLVGGVGIILSFALTWLVAYLFVRPIVEIVHDADEIARGRREKRLKIRPADEMGRLTISLNTMLDSLQARRREIANYARTLERKVQERTADLVSSEEKYRTLVENIPLIVYRLLDDGTTEFLNPYFTEKLGYSIEEAVGNKRFWWEKVCGYTGGPEDDMVRHCWENGAELRVERIIKSRKGEELIFIDHAIPALDEHGNVKWVDGTMVDITELKLLQERTLQTEEIRVLGEISARFAHEIRNPLAIAGGFARRLCNAMSQDDPHYKFAQIIVEEVARLEDILQIILSSIEPFTLTVSRVDLNKSLQHCLDGLEESIQVRQIHLETIFDPALDAIDGDSDLLHRAFECLLKHAVVSSPRNDSLLVTTEKRNGTCVVKISHRAEGLGDEDLEQFFFPRITGKTGSDIKDLPLAKVIIHRHGGKVTVQREVEGRILLRIELPVVLPKPRGGKGRQVRSAN
- the mtgA gene encoding monofunctional biosynthetic peptidoglycan transglycosylase, translating into MPRRKKSVLRKPLKWALIGLCGFFLFTVLQVAAFRFVNPPFNSIMLWDYFKHSGVVLKRWRQAGWVPLDEISPHLRRAVLAGEDQRFLMHRGFDWRELSIVLKDMAADRGIRGASTISMQAARTVFLWPERSWLRKFLEAYYTVVMEALWSKERILEVYLNMVDWGRGYIGAESAARGYFNQSAAGLTPSQAAAMAAVLPNPHRWSPVKPNHDVVRRIERIRKDMALMPLVNGR
- a CDS encoding transcriptional regulator — protein: MNEQEKIVFDAMVKAGAPVRPGDIAKSIGIDGKEVSKIINSLKKQGKVFSPKRCFYAPGSE